The Tripterygium wilfordii isolate XIE 37 chromosome 17, ASM1340144v1, whole genome shotgun sequence genome has a window encoding:
- the LOC119982872 gene encoding 26S proteasome regulatory subunit 4 homolog A-like has product MGQGTPGGLNRQGGLPGDRKSDGDKKEKKFKPAAPPARVGRKQRKQKGPEAASRLPNVTPVTKCKLRLLKLERIKDYLLMEEEFVANQERLKPQEEKAEEDRSKVDDLRGSPMSVGNLEELIDENHAIVSSSVGPEYYVGILSFVDKDQLEPGCAILMHNKVLSVVGLLQDDVDPMVSVMKVEKAPLESYADIGGLDAQIQEIKEAVELPLTHPELYEDIGIKPPKGVILYGEPGTGKTLLAKAVANSTSATFLRVVGSELIQKYLGDGPKLVRELFRVADEHSPSIVFIDEIDAVGTKRYDAHSGGEREIQRTMLELLNQLDGFDSRGDVKVILATNRIESLDPALLRPGRIDRKIEFPLPDIKTRRRIFQIHTSRMTLAEDVNLEEFVMTKDEFSGADIKAICTEAGLLALRERRMKVMHADVKKAKEKVMFKKKEGVPEGLYM; this is encoded by the exons ATGGGCCAGGGAACTCCGGGAGGTCTAAATCGGCAGGGGGGACTGCCGGGTGATCGGAAATCTGACGGGgataagaaggagaagaaattcAAGCCCGCTGCACCACCGGCTAGGGTGGGCCGGAAGCAGCGGAAGCAGAAGGGTCCCGAGGCAGCATCCCGGCTACCTAACGTGACTCCAGTGACTAAGTGCAAGCTAAGACTGCTGAAACTTGAGAGAATCAAGGACTATCTGTTAATGGAGGAGGAGTTCGTGGCGAATCAGGAGCGGCTCAAGCCCCAGGAAGAAAAGGCCGAAGAGGATAGATCGAAGGTCGATGATCTCAGAGGCTCTCCCATGAGCGTGGGAAATCTGGAGGAGCTGATTGACGAGAATCATGCCATTGTTTCGTCGTCGGTTGGACCGGAGTACTATGTGGGGATCTTGTCCTTTGTTGATAAAGACCAGCTGGAGCCTGGGTGTGCCATATTGATGCACAACAAA GTTCTATCTGTTGTTGGGCTTCTTCAAGATGACGTTGATCCAATGGTGTCCGTGATGAAAGTTGAGAAGGCTCCATTGGAATCTTATGCTGATATAGGTGGTTTAGATGCCCAGATACAGGAGATTAAGGAAGCGGTTGAGCTCCCTCTAACTCATCCTGAGCTTTATGAAGACATTGGCATCAAGCCTCCTAAGGGAGTCATACTGTATGGAGAGCCTGGAACAGGCAAGACCTTGCTCGCAAAG GCAGTGGCAAATTCGACATCTGCAACATTTTTACGTGTTGTTGGTAGCgaattaattcaaaaatacTTGGGAGATGGTCCAAAGTTGGTGAGGGAGCTATTTAGAGTTGCTGATGAACACTCGCCTTCAATTGTCTTCATCGATGAAATTGATGCTGTCGGTACAAAAAG ATACGATGCTCACTCTGGTGGGGAACGTGAAATTCAGAGGACTATGTTGGAATTACTTAACCAATTAGATGGTTTTGATTCAAGAGGAGACGTCAAAGTGATTCTCGCAACCAACAGAATTGAAAGCCTTGACCCTGCTTTACTCCGGCCTGGTCGCATTGACAGGAAGATTGAGTTTCCCCTTCCTGACATTAAAACAAGGAGGCGTATTTTCCAG ATACACACATCAAGAATGACCCTGGCTGAGGATGTGAATTTGGAAGAATTCGTCATGACGAAGGATGAGTTTTCTGGAGCTGATATAAAGGCAATATGTACTGAAGCTGGTTTGCTTGCTTTGAGAGAGCGACGTATGAAG GTGATGCATGCAGATGTCAAGAAAGCAAAGGAAAAGGTTATgttcaagaagaaagaaggggtGCCAGAAGGACTATATATGTGA
- the LOC119982645 gene encoding S-protein homolog 74-like, with the protein MIPLKQYYTATLVLVAASLATIPTNPCLVVATKASPRRVLPEFTKWHVSVVNGLRAEIMAIHCRSKDNDLGARDLSPGTNFTWSFRENFFQRTLFWCNVEKDDGHARFDVFWQDVLLFYKCLWKECIWVAKHDGIYLKDLDTKNDEFRYKWEPGLQP; encoded by the coding sequence ATGATTCCTCTAAAACAGTATTACACAGCAACACTTGTTTTGGTCGCAGCATCATTAGCGACCATCCCTACTAATCCATGTCTTGTCGTGGCAACAAAGGCATCACCTCGACGAGTTCTACCCGAATTCACAAAATGGCATGTGAGCGTTGTGAATGGATTGCGCGCTGAGATCATGGCAATCCATTGTAGGTCTAAAGACAATGATCTTGGCGCACGAGATCTGTCGCCGGGGACCAATTTCACTTGGAGTTTTAGGGAGAATTTCTTCCAGCGAACACTGTTCTGGTGCAACGTGGAGAAGGATGATGGCCACGCAAGGTTTGATGTGTTTTGGCAAGATGTGTTGTTGTTTTACAAGTGCTTGTGGAAAGAATGCATTTGGGTTGCTAAACATGATGGGATTTACTTGAAGGATCTTGACACCAAGAATGATGAGTTTAGATACAAATGGGAACCTGGATTGCAACCATGA
- the LOC119983187 gene encoding glycine-rich protein 5-like yields the protein MAGWCVNVMVVLVLVTVHHTNARNVPSGAGLDDQKNFVTFGGVGGAAGISGTGLPFGGVGGIGGITGLGGTGGLGGVGGIGGLGGGSGLGGLGDGSGGLGGLGGGSGLGGLGGGSGGVGGLGGTVGGGVGGAAGGGVGGGAGGGVGGAAGGGSGTLPLP from the coding sequence atggctgGTTGGTGTGTGAATGTTATGGTGGTGCTTGTGTTGGTGACAGTTCATCACACTAACGCAAGAAATGTGCCTAGTGGTGCTGGCCTTGATGACCAAAAGAACTTCGTCACCTTTGGTGGTGTAGGGGGGGCTGCAGGAATTAGTGGCACTGGGCTTCCTTTTGGTGGGGTAGGAGGCATTGGTGGGATAACTGGGCTTGGTGGTACTGGTGGGCTCGGTGGTGTTGGAGGAATTGGTGGACTCGGTGGTGGTAGTGGGCTCGGTGGGCTCGGTGATGGAAGTGGTGGACTTGGTGGGCTCGGTGGTGGTAGTGGGCTTGGAGGGCTAGGTGGTGGAAGTGGTGGAGTTGGTGGACTGGGTGGTACTGTTGGTGGCGGTGTTGGTGGTGCTGCTGGAGGTGGAGTTGGCGGTGGTGCAGGCGGTGGTGTTGGTGGTGCTGCTGGTGGTGGCTCTGGTACACTCCCACTTCCTTGA
- the LOC119981702 gene encoding uncharacterized protein Os08g0359500-like, whose amino-acid sequence MARWYFMVLLLALTILDATARTAPGKAGLDDQKNFLVFGGVGGVAGVGGLGGVGGLGGLGGGSGLGGVGGLGGGCSDDTLSHNP is encoded by the coding sequence atggcgAGGTGGTATTTTATGGTTTTACTACTTGCTCTTACAATTCTTGATGCAACTGCCAGGACTGCGCCTGGTAAAGCTGGTTTGGATGACCAGAAGAATTTTCTTGTATTTGGTGGTGTTGGTGGCGTTGCCGGAGTTGGAGGATTGGGCGGAGTTGGTGGATTGGGTGGACTAGGTGGTGGAAGTGGGCTTGGCGGAGTTGGTGGACTAGGAGGAGGTTGTTCCGATGATACTCTTTCTCATAACCCTTGA